The following are from one region of the Cytobacillus firmus genome:
- a CDS encoding aldehyde dehydrogenase produces MTQLQQKVIKDAKLFINGEYRDSVSGESFDTLDPATNQKLASVAKANEEDVNHAIEAAQRTFDSGTWSKMPVAERSEILCRMSDLIMDRADEIARVETLDVGKPIKESRGFDIPRAAANLKFFAEMANYIHHEHYDQTKYMSYSKYAPAGVTSLIIPWNLPFMQMTWKASAAMAAGNTVVVKPASYTPLSAVMLGEIANDAGLPPGVLNIITGPGGTAGTAMTKHPSVRRISFVGDSTTGRTVMKNAASQLIPVSLELGGKSANIVFEDANLDEAIEGSIDAIFRNQGEICLAGSRLLLQESIYDLFLDKFVQAVKKIKVGDPLREDTDMGALVSKGHLETVDEYVQAGIAEGAKLAIGGKKITSLVEGNFYEPTVLYDVDNKMKVAQEEIFGPVLSVIPFKTEEEAVQIANDSIYGLAGVVWTNDLRRAHRVASSINSGLFWINCWYYRDLRTPFGGSKASGIGREGGRHSFEFYTEAKTITMKL; encoded by the coding sequence ATGACGCAATTACAGCAGAAGGTTATTAAGGACGCAAAACTCTTTATTAATGGAGAATACCGTGACTCAGTTTCAGGAGAGAGCTTTGACACCCTTGATCCTGCCACGAACCAAAAACTTGCATCTGTTGCCAAGGCAAATGAGGAAGATGTCAATCACGCAATTGAAGCAGCTCAGCGTACTTTTGATAGCGGAACCTGGAGTAAAATGCCGGTTGCTGAAAGATCTGAGATCTTATGCAGGATGTCTGACCTTATAATGGATCGAGCTGACGAAATAGCTCGTGTTGAAACACTGGATGTGGGAAAACCGATCAAGGAGAGCCGGGGGTTTGATATTCCGAGAGCGGCAGCAAACTTAAAGTTCTTTGCCGAAATGGCAAACTACATTCACCATGAACATTATGATCAGACAAAATATATGTCTTACTCCAAATACGCCCCAGCCGGTGTAACAAGTTTAATTATTCCCTGGAACCTGCCTTTTATGCAAATGACATGGAAGGCATCTGCAGCAATGGCAGCAGGAAATACAGTCGTTGTGAAACCTGCTTCCTATACACCATTAAGTGCAGTAATGCTCGGAGAAATTGCCAATGATGCCGGGCTTCCTCCAGGTGTGCTTAATATAATTACAGGTCCAGGAGGGACAGCCGGTACAGCAATGACCAAACATCCATCTGTACGGCGCATTTCGTTTGTAGGTGATAGCACAACCGGCAGAACGGTCATGAAAAATGCTGCCTCGCAATTAATCCCAGTTTCGCTGGAGCTTGGAGGCAAGTCTGCAAATATTGTGTTTGAAGATGCAAACCTGGATGAAGCCATTGAAGGTTCAATTGATGCTATTTTTAGAAACCAGGGTGAAATTTGTTTAGCAGGATCCCGTTTGCTTTTACAAGAAAGCATTTATGATCTTTTCCTCGACAAGTTTGTCCAAGCCGTTAAAAAAATCAAGGTGGGGGACCCGCTTCGTGAGGATACGGACATGGGGGCATTGGTTTCAAAAGGACATCTTGAAACAGTGGATGAGTATGTTCAAGCGGGAATAGCCGAAGGTGCTAAGCTTGCCATCGGCGGTAAGAAAATTACCTCGCTCGTTGAAGGCAATTTTTATGAGCCAACTGTCCTTTATGATGTGGATAATAAAATGAAGGTAGCTCAGGAAGAAATATTTGGTCCGGTTTTATCTGTCATTCCATTTAAAACAGAAGAAGAAGCTGTCCAAATTGCAAATGATTCTATCTATGGTCTTGCAGGTGTTGTTTGGACAAACGACCTCCGCCGTGCCCATCGGGTAGCATCAAGCATTAATTCAGGGTTATTTTGGATTAATTGCTGGTATTACAGAGATCTAAGAACACCTTTTGGAGGTTCAAAGGCAAGTGGAATTGGCCGTGAGGGAGGCCGCCATAGTTTCGAATTTTATACGGAAGCGAAAACCATCACCATGAAACTATAA
- a CDS encoding RidA family protein, whose translation MVNGTVSPEQKLEELAIKLPPVRSSAGNYVSCVRTGNLLFTSGQGTDEYRGRLGEDLPIEVGYEAARQCMLNLLAVVKQEVGDLNKVKRIVKILGFVNSADDFTDQPKVMNGASDLLVQIFGEKGQHGRSAVGMAQLPNNNAVEVEMVLEIEGQEAI comes from the coding sequence ATGGTTAATGGAACGGTAAGTCCTGAACAAAAATTAGAGGAGCTAGCGATCAAGCTGCCGCCAGTCCGTTCATCCGCAGGAAACTATGTCAGCTGTGTCCGAACAGGAAACCTTCTATTTACGTCTGGGCAAGGGACAGATGAATACCGGGGGCGGTTAGGAGAAGATCTCCCGATAGAGGTTGGGTATGAAGCGGCCAGACAATGTATGTTAAACCTATTGGCTGTTGTAAAACAAGAGGTTGGCGACCTTAACAAAGTAAAAAGAATCGTAAAAATTCTTGGCTTTGTGAATAGTGCTGATGATTTTACCGATCAGCCCAAGGTCATGAATGGCGCTTCAGATTTACTTGTTCAAATTTTTGGAGAAAAAGGCCAGCACGGAAGGTCAGCTGTCGGTATGGCTCAACTGCCAAACAATAATGCCGTGGAAGTTGAGATGGTGCTTGAAATAGAGGGGCAGGAGGCGATATGA
- a CDS encoding amidohydrolase family protein, which produces MEMRVDFHTHIIPENFTELTKNLMGDKWPALERTCACGANIMVGGKVFREVTDQVWSPEKRIHDMEREHVDIQVLSPIPVTFSYWAPAEEASILARIQNDFIAETVSQNPSKFIGLGTVPLQDVQAAIREMDRCIHELGLRGIEIGTNVNGNNLDDPSLIEFFEMAEKWDVPLFIHPWETLGKERMPRHNLMYTVGMPSETALAGASLILGGVIEKFPRLRICFAHGGGSLPYLLPRLDQGWKVWPHLRLLEKPPSYYAKKFYFDSLVNDPINLNYLLQNFGHEQIIMGSDYPFLLREIRPGKVIDETLDLTAEQTEAMLGKNALRFLNVPAKVGS; this is translated from the coding sequence ATGGAAATGCGAGTAGACTTTCATACTCATATAATCCCTGAGAATTTCACTGAATTAACAAAAAATTTAATGGGAGATAAGTGGCCAGCTCTTGAGCGAACATGTGCCTGCGGTGCAAATATCATGGTAGGTGGCAAGGTGTTTCGTGAAGTGACAGATCAAGTATGGAGTCCTGAAAAGAGAATACATGACATGGAAAGAGAACATGTGGACATTCAAGTGCTCTCTCCTATTCCCGTAACCTTTTCTTACTGGGCGCCTGCTGAAGAGGCATCTATTCTTGCTCGAATACAGAATGATTTTATTGCAGAGACTGTAAGTCAAAACCCTTCTAAATTTATCGGTTTAGGTACAGTCCCTTTACAGGATGTGCAGGCTGCGATTCGTGAAATGGATCGATGCATCCATGAATTAGGCTTAAGGGGTATTGAGATTGGCACTAATGTAAACGGTAACAATCTGGATGATCCATCTTTAATCGAATTCTTCGAGATGGCTGAGAAGTGGGATGTGCCGCTTTTTATACACCCTTGGGAAACCTTGGGGAAAGAGAGAATGCCAAGGCATAATCTGATGTACACTGTTGGAATGCCAAGTGAAACTGCACTTGCAGGTGCAAGTTTAATTTTAGGTGGAGTGATTGAAAAATTCCCGCGTTTAAGAATTTGTTTTGCACACGGCGGAGGTTCTTTACCATACTTATTGCCGCGTCTTGATCAAGGCTGGAAGGTTTGGCCTCATTTAAGGCTGCTGGAGAAACCGCCTAGTTATTATGCGAAGAAGTTTTATTTTGATTCCTTGGTAAATGATCCTATTAATTTAAACTATTTGCTGCAAAATTTTGGGCATGAGCAAATCATTATGGGTTCAGATTATCCATTTCTATTAAGGGAAATACGGCCTGGTAAAGTAATAGATGAAACCCTTGATCTTACAGCTGAACAAACAGAAGCTATGCTGGGAAAAAATGCTCTTCGATTTTTAAATGTGCCTGCTAAGGTTGGGAGTTGA
- a CDS encoding 3-hydroxyanthranilate 3,4-dioxygenase — translation MKVKSKFMPINLMQFIEENKDQLKPPVNNKVIWKDAELMVMLLGGPNKRRDFHVDPSEEVFYQIKGSCYVEVINDEGKREVIEVKEGEMFLLPANVPHSPHRVADTIGLVIERNRAKGELEDFVWFCDECDHELHRVKIQLTNIEVQVKEAIAEFNSSMDLRTCEHCGHVMALEASEWKCE, via the coding sequence ATGAAAGTGAAAAGCAAATTTATGCCTATAAATCTAATGCAGTTTATTGAGGAAAATAAGGACCAATTAAAGCCGCCAGTCAATAATAAGGTCATTTGGAAGGATGCTGAATTAATGGTGATGCTGCTTGGCGGCCCAAATAAAAGACGTGATTTCCATGTGGATCCATCAGAAGAAGTCTTCTATCAAATCAAGGGCAGCTGTTATGTAGAGGTCATTAATGATGAAGGAAAGCGTGAAGTTATTGAAGTTAAAGAAGGAGAAATGTTCCTTCTTCCAGCAAATGTTCCGCATTCTCCACATCGTGTTGCAGATACGATTGGATTGGTTATTGAACGCAATCGTGCAAAAGGAGAGTTGGAGGATTTCGTTTGGTTCTGTGATGAATGTGACCATGAGCTCCACAGAGTCAAAATTCAGCTGACGAATATTGAAGTACAGGTCAAAGAAGCAATTGCTGAATTTAACAGCAGTATGGACCTTAGAACGTGCGAACATTGCGGGCATGTCATGGCGCTGGAAGCGAGTGAATGGAAATGCGAGTAG
- a CDS encoding NADPH-dependent FMN reductase: MKLLGISGTIIGAKTGIVVKKVLEEVELKYPDIEVEYLDMMDYDVQFCDGRDPNTYSEDTKKVIEMVSSADFYIIGTPIFQGSIPGVLKNLFDLINPNDLRNKVMGFTANGGTYQHYLVIENQLKPIAGFFRAFVAPSYVYANRDHFNEKNELSDPDVLQRISHLADEVVHMQKTLKKEYAQVNE, from the coding sequence ATGAAATTGTTGGGTATATCCGGCACAATCATAGGTGCCAAAACAGGGATTGTCGTAAAAAAAGTTCTAGAAGAAGTGGAGCTGAAATATCCGGATATCGAAGTTGAATATTTAGACATGATGGATTATGATGTTCAATTTTGTGATGGCCGTGATCCTAATACTTATTCAGAAGATACAAAGAAGGTAATTGAAATGGTTTCTTCTGCTGACTTTTACATTATTGGTACTCCAATTTTTCAGGGGTCGATTCCGGGCGTCTTAAAAAACCTCTTTGACTTAATCAATCCCAATGATCTTAGGAACAAAGTTATGGGGTTTACTGCAAATGGGGGTACCTACCAGCACTACCTTGTTATTGAGAATCAGCTTAAGCCAATAGCAGGTTTCTTCCGTGCTTTTGTTGCACCAAGCTACGTTTACGCAAATAGAGATCATTTTAATGAAAAGAATGAACTCAGCGATCCAGACGTTCTGCAAAGAATTTCACATCTTGCTGATGAAGTGGTTCATATGCAAAAAACATTAAAAAAAGAATATGCGCAGGTCAATGAATAA
- a CDS encoding FAD synthetase family protein, whose translation METHIYSSLALPCSVIAVGAFDGVHRGHQEVIKQAVKRGKFLNAPSLVYTFDPPPRVYFQGAYMLSSIQEKLPKLEVLGVDQVVIARFDHVYAQASAEEFIETLSKLNPLEIIVGEDFRFGRNRDGDIHLLQKYFTVRVIEPVCCSSGNRISSTRIRQLLSRGEVQSSHSLLGWPAGE comes from the coding sequence GTGGAAACACATATCTATTCTTCTCTAGCATTGCCTTGTTCTGTCATTGCTGTGGGTGCCTTTGACGGCGTGCATCGTGGCCACCAGGAGGTAATAAAGCAAGCTGTTAAAAGAGGAAAATTTTTAAATGCACCCAGCCTTGTCTATACCTTTGACCCGCCGCCGCGTGTTTATTTTCAAGGAGCATACATGCTGAGTTCGATCCAAGAAAAATTACCGAAATTAGAAGTGCTAGGTGTTGATCAAGTGGTAATTGCTCGTTTTGATCATGTGTATGCTCAAGCAAGTGCTGAGGAATTTATAGAAACCTTATCAAAATTAAACCCGCTTGAAATTATCGTCGGGGAAGATTTCCGTTTTGGAAGGAATCGTGACGGAGATATTCATCTATTACAAAAGTATTTTACTGTACGGGTCATAGAACCAGTCTGCTGTTCAAGCGGGAATCGCATCTCATCTACAAGGATTCGGCAATTGCTGTCAAGAGGTGAGGTCCAGAGTTCCCACTCTCTTCTCGGCTGGCCAGCGGGAGAATAG
- the hpaB gene encoding 4-hydroxyphenylacetate 3-monooxygenase, oxygenase component, with product MGIRTGAQYIEAIKKRKPEVWMAGKKVEDVFTEPVFKQPILEIAKLYDMQHEPEYMDKITHICEETGERVNNAFLVPKSFEDLKKRRAIFEAFAKATYGLMGRTPDFLNVVLTSFYHNAWFFEKYDKSWAENVRNYYKYVRDNDLFLTHAIINPQNDRSKSSHEQKDTYTHLGAVKETPEGLVVRGAKMLATLAPITEEVIIYSFPGFSPGDEKYALAFAIPLDTPGIRIICREAMQDGTRSVFDHPLASRFEEMDALLVFDDVVVPWDRVFLYNNIEAANKLYPLTGAGQQPAHQTGVRGLIKLQFATEVAMKLADAIGVDGYLNVQNDLAEIIQSLESIRALLDVAEYNYSITENGEAMPDYVPLETIRGLLPKMYPRAIEVMQIVGAGGLLMSPTGADFESALREDIENYYVGRAGVSSLERVSIFKLAWDLCGEAFGQRLLQYERYYTGDPIRKRGIFFNNYKRLHTHDMVDEALKVCTLDKEVAAN from the coding sequence ATGGGAATCAGAACTGGTGCTCAATATATCGAAGCTATTAAAAAGCGTAAACCCGAGGTTTGGATGGCTGGTAAAAAAGTAGAAGATGTATTTACAGAGCCTGTATTTAAACAGCCAATACTTGAAATTGCCAAATTATATGATATGCAGCATGAACCTGAATATATGGATAAGATTACCCATATTTGTGAGGAGACCGGAGAGAGAGTGAATAATGCTTTCCTCGTGCCGAAAAGCTTTGAAGATTTAAAGAAAAGGAGAGCAATTTTTGAAGCTTTTGCCAAAGCTACCTACGGATTGATGGGCAGAACACCTGACTTTTTAAATGTTGTCTTAACGTCGTTTTATCATAATGCCTGGTTTTTTGAGAAGTATGATAAATCCTGGGCAGAAAATGTACGGAATTATTATAAATATGTACGTGATAATGATTTATTTCTGACACACGCAATCATAAATCCTCAGAATGATAGAAGCAAATCTTCACATGAACAGAAGGACACTTATACTCATCTGGGAGCTGTAAAGGAAACTCCGGAAGGATTAGTGGTCCGAGGAGCTAAGATGCTTGCAACACTTGCACCAATTACAGAGGAGGTCATCATTTATTCCTTCCCTGGATTTAGTCCTGGAGATGAAAAATATGCATTAGCTTTTGCTATTCCACTTGATACACCAGGTATTCGTATTATTTGCCGAGAAGCCATGCAGGATGGAACACGTTCCGTCTTTGATCATCCGCTTGCTTCCCGGTTTGAAGAAATGGATGCGCTGCTTGTTTTTGATGACGTAGTCGTTCCATGGGATCGAGTGTTTTTATATAACAATATCGAAGCTGCGAACAAGCTGTATCCTCTGACAGGTGCAGGACAGCAGCCTGCACATCAAACGGGGGTAAGAGGACTGATAAAATTGCAATTTGCTACAGAAGTAGCTATGAAGCTAGCAGATGCAATTGGGGTAGATGGGTATTTAAATGTGCAAAATGATCTGGCCGAAATTATTCAATCACTTGAATCCATTAGAGCTTTGCTGGATGTAGCAGAGTATAACTACTCCATAACAGAAAATGGCGAGGCGATGCCTGATTATGTACCTTTGGAAACGATAAGGGGTTTACTGCCGAAAATGTACCCAAGGGCAATCGAAGTGATGCAAATAGTTGGAGCAGGCGGGCTGCTCATGTCCCCTACTGGAGCCGACTTTGAAAGTGCATTGAGAGAAGATATTGAGAATTACTATGTTGGCAGAGCAGGTGTTTCTTCCCTTGAAAGAGTGAGCATTTTCAAACTTGCATGGGATTTATGCGGTGAGGCTTTTGGCCAAAGGCTGCTGCAGTATGAAAGATATTATACTGGAGATCCAATTCGCAAAAGAGGAATCTTTTTTAATAATTATAAACGCCTCCATACTCACGATATGGTGGATGAAGCATTAAAGGTATGTACGCTGGATAAAGAAGTTGCAGCTAACTAG